From a region of the Myxococcus stipitatus genome:
- a CDS encoding ABC transporter ATP-binding protein: MNPAVAQSPIVSITQVTKDYTLGKVVVPALRGVDLLVHPGEFISIAGPSGSGKTTLLNLIGCVDTATGGVVRVAGQDTKQLSERQLTHLRLHTIGFIFQSFNLVSVLDVFQNVEFPLLLQRKLDKAQRRERVMQLLEQVGLAHHAKHRPNELSGGQRQRVAVARALVTRPQLVLADEPTANLDSVTGQNIIDLMKELNQKEGTTFIFSTHDAKVMNHANAVVRLADGKILDRLTPAEATRAMAAGAEAH, from the coding sequence ATGAATCCCGCAGTCGCGCAGTCCCCCATCGTCTCCATCACCCAGGTGACCAAGGACTACACCCTGGGCAAGGTGGTCGTCCCGGCGCTGCGAGGGGTGGACCTCCTGGTACACCCGGGTGAGTTCATCTCCATCGCGGGTCCGTCCGGCAGCGGCAAGACGACGCTGCTCAACCTCATCGGCTGCGTGGACACGGCCACCGGCGGCGTCGTGCGCGTCGCGGGCCAGGACACCAAGCAGCTCAGCGAGCGGCAGCTGACCCACCTGCGTCTGCACACCATCGGCTTCATCTTCCAGAGCTTCAACCTGGTGTCGGTGCTCGACGTCTTCCAGAACGTGGAGTTCCCCCTGCTCCTGCAGCGCAAGCTGGACAAGGCCCAGCGGCGCGAGCGGGTGATGCAGTTGCTGGAGCAGGTGGGGCTCGCCCACCACGCGAAGCACCGGCCCAACGAGCTGTCCGGCGGCCAGCGCCAGCGCGTGGCCGTGGCGCGCGCGCTCGTCACCCGCCCGCAGCTGGTGCTGGCGGACGAGCCCACCGCCAACCTGGACTCGGTGACGGGCCAGAACATCATCGACCTGATGAAGGAGCTCAACCAGAAGGAGGGCACCACCTTCATCTTCTCCACCCACGACGCGAAGGTGATGAATCACGCCAACGCCGTGGTGCGCCTGGCGGACGGGAAGATCCTCGACCGCCTCACCCCCGCCGAGGCCACGCGCGCCATGGCGGCGGGAGCGGAGGCGCACTGA
- a CDS encoding GbsR/MarR family transcriptional regulator, whose amino-acid sequence MRDLGVAEQRFIDSMGLYFERQGSTRIGGRIHGLLMLAEEPLSLKAIARLLKVSAASVSTNIRASMAIGLVEPVSMPGDRQHYYVVNTSGWESRLRAAEESVKAFLRLCQEAMATPQLADKRHLRDAADFGDFYLAEMAGIAERWRAMRGARPTPRTPKASKGRSA is encoded by the coding sequence ATGAGGGACCTGGGTGTCGCCGAGCAGCGCTTCATCGACTCGATGGGGCTGTACTTCGAGCGACAGGGCAGCACGCGCATCGGCGGACGCATCCACGGGCTGCTGATGCTCGCGGAGGAGCCGCTGTCGCTGAAGGCCATCGCGCGGCTGCTCAAGGTGAGCGCGGCGTCGGTGTCCACGAACATCCGCGCGAGCATGGCCATCGGGCTGGTGGAGCCGGTGAGCATGCCCGGTGACCGTCAGCACTACTACGTCGTCAACACCTCTGGCTGGGAGAGCCGGCTGCGCGCCGCGGAGGAGAGCGTGAAGGCCTTCCTCCGCCTGTGCCAGGAGGCCATGGCCACCCCGCAGCTGGCGGACAAGCGCCACCTGCGTGACGCGGCGGACTTCGGTGACTTCTACCTGGCCGAGATGGCCGGTATCGCAGAACGGTGGCGCGCCATGCGCGGCGCCCGCCCCACACCCCGCACCCCCAAGGCGTCGAAAGGACGTTCCGCATGA
- a CDS encoding S1 domain-containing protein — MKKLVGVFAAMAILGSGAALADDKTKTQQDTSAQGGSGTSGTGSMQHGSSMGGSGSTMGQSSMGQKELNGKVVKTESSKVFVQDAQGAVVPLDIDRSTHFTDPSLKKAKDLREGQEIRASFEVKETKNMAKSISLSGTGGAGTDVMSPDSSINQGSGTTGTGTQDDMGGTGGSGSTKTKDSSMNGTGSDKSTNPDNTY; from the coding sequence ATGAAGAAGCTGGTTGGGGTTTTCGCGGCGATGGCGATCCTGGGGTCCGGCGCGGCCCTGGCGGATGACAAGACCAAGACACAGCAGGACACGTCTGCCCAGGGTGGCTCCGGGACGTCCGGGACCGGGAGCATGCAACACGGCAGCTCCATGGGCGGCTCTGGCTCCACGATGGGCCAGTCCTCCATGGGCCAGAAGGAGCTCAACGGCAAGGTCGTGAAGACCGAGTCGAGCAAGGTCTTCGTGCAGGACGCGCAGGGCGCGGTGGTGCCGCTCGACATCGACCGGAGCACCCACTTCACCGACCCGAGCCTCAAGAAGGCCAAGGACCTCAGGGAGGGACAGGAGATCCGCGCCAGCTTCGAGGTCAAGGAGACCAAGAACATGGCCAAGAGCATCTCGCTCTCCGGCACGGGCGGCGCGGGCACCGACGTGATGTCCCCGGACTCGTCCATCAACCAGGGCAGCGGCACCACCGGCACCGGCACCCAGGATGACATGGGCGGCACGGGCGGCTCCGGCTCGACCAAGACCAAGGACTCGTCCATGAACGGCACCGGCAGCGACAAGAGCACCAACCCGGACAACACCTACTGA
- a CDS encoding tetratricopeptide repeat protein — protein sequence MSESVSEISNSLVPLGRQQAMVLLEAGYLWLDMGRFDKAKEIFSGAAALMPKSEVPQLGLGAVEFAQGRHDKALQAYRSAQRLAPNAALPRAHVGEALLFLGKVPEALKELKAALDLEPEGDGARLAQALIQAKEAGVLPPAKK from the coding sequence ATGTCGGAGAGCGTCTCGGAGATTTCGAACAGCCTGGTCCCGCTCGGGCGCCAGCAGGCCATGGTGTTGCTGGAGGCCGGCTACCTGTGGTTGGACATGGGGCGGTTCGACAAGGCGAAGGAGATCTTCTCCGGCGCCGCGGCGCTGATGCCCAAGAGCGAGGTTCCGCAGCTGGGGCTGGGCGCGGTGGAGTTCGCCCAGGGGCGTCACGACAAGGCCTTGCAGGCGTATCGTTCCGCGCAGCGGTTGGCGCCGAACGCGGCCCTGCCCCGGGCGCACGTGGGCGAGGCGTTATTGTTCCTGGGCAAGGTGCCGGAGGCTCTCAAGGAGCTGAAGGCGGCCCTGGACTTGGAGCCCGAAGGTGATGGGGCACGTCTCGCACAGGCGCTCATCCAGGCGAAGGAGGCAGGGGTGCTGCCTCCCGCGAAGAAGTAG
- a CDS encoding sigma-70 family RNA polymerase sigma factor has translation MPLGEDRTAILTKYGPYVRSLAATVRKQFNAQLELDELVSYGQIGLLEAAERFDPKVGANFLTFAHYRIKGAIFDGLRKMGILRGSDARGAFVGERAAAYLGNLSDRESGASNRGSSFDDDVSDISDAVQGLAMVFASSLEGADSAGYTDESLPVDVRLELEQLKTRVRAAIEKLPEKERKLLQGYYFQGRTLEEAGAEIGQSKSWASRLHARAIDRLKELLNEEEELPPTSTDARRLSHGGSDGGHLRGAGGAAKAAGSGRPADEQAGRVEVRRSSR, from the coding sequence TTGCCTCTGGGTGAAGACAGGACGGCCATCCTCACCAAGTACGGCCCCTACGTGCGGTCGCTGGCGGCGACCGTGCGCAAGCAGTTCAACGCCCAGCTCGAACTGGACGAGCTGGTGTCGTACGGCCAGATAGGCCTGCTGGAGGCCGCCGAGCGCTTCGACCCCAAGGTGGGGGCCAACTTCCTCACCTTCGCCCACTACCGCATCAAGGGCGCCATCTTCGACGGGCTGCGGAAGATGGGCATCCTGCGGGGTTCGGATGCCCGCGGCGCGTTCGTGGGAGAGCGGGCGGCGGCGTATCTGGGGAATCTGTCGGACCGGGAGTCGGGCGCAAGCAACCGCGGCAGCTCATTCGACGATGATGTCAGTGACATCTCGGATGCGGTCCAGGGTCTGGCGATGGTGTTCGCCTCGAGCCTGGAGGGGGCGGACAGCGCGGGGTACACCGACGAGTCCCTGCCGGTGGACGTCCGGCTGGAGCTGGAGCAGCTGAAGACGCGGGTGCGGGCGGCGATAGAGAAGCTCCCGGAGAAGGAGCGCAAGCTGCTCCAGGGGTACTACTTCCAGGGCAGGACGCTGGAAGAGGCGGGGGCGGAAATCGGGCAGTCGAAGAGCTGGGCCTCGCGGCTTCACGCGCGGGCCATCGACCGGCTCAAGGAACTCTTGAACGAGGAGGAGGAACTTCCTCCGACCTCGACGGATGCAAGGAGGCTGTCACATGGCGGGTCCGATGGCGGGCATCTCCGCGGCGCAGGTGGCGCAGCAAAAGCTGCAGGATCAGGGCGTCCAGCAGACGAACAAGCAGGGCGCGTCGAAGTTCGACGGAGTTCTCGCTGA
- a CDS encoding ATP-dependent helicase HrpB encodes MAGPMAGISAAQVAQQKLQDQGVQQTNKQGASKFDGVLADKAQGAGQVDAAQGVNKAQATQRADAVRQVETVNKAEKAGLNKVSAAASQPVTAKAADPVAAKTELTKSSKATDMMSSVVGDLEKGAGNLEKIIAQASSGKQFTNAELLSLQASMYQYTQQLDLTSKVVEKATTGLKDVVKTQV; translated from the coding sequence ATGGCGGGTCCGATGGCGGGCATCTCCGCGGCGCAGGTGGCGCAGCAAAAGCTGCAGGATCAGGGCGTCCAGCAGACGAACAAGCAGGGCGCGTCGAAGTTCGACGGAGTTCTCGCTGACAAGGCGCAGGGCGCCGGCCAGGTCGACGCCGCGCAGGGCGTGAACAAGGCCCAGGCCACGCAGCGCGCGGACGCGGTGCGGCAGGTGGAGACGGTCAACAAGGCGGAGAAGGCGGGCCTGAACAAGGTCAGCGCCGCCGCCTCCCAGCCCGTGACGGCCAAGGCCGCCGACCCGGTGGCCGCCAAGACCGAGCTGACCAAGTCCAGCAAGGCGACGGACATGATGTCCTCGGTGGTCGGCGACCTGGAGAAGGGCGCCGGCAACCTGGAGAAGATCATCGCCCAGGCCTCCAGCGGCAAGCAGTTCACCAACGCCGAGCTGCTGTCGCTCCAGGCGTCCATGTACCAGTACACCCAGCAGTTGGACCTGACGAGCAAGGTGGTGGAGAAGGCCACCACCGGCCTGAAGGACGTCGTCAAGACGCAGGTCTGA
- a CDS encoding type III secretion protein, translated as MIRRPQAFAAPLLALVLVTGCHIELQHDLSEADANEIYVLLSKNGINAKKEKEEGGNEVRFMITVPKTDATEAAELLKLNSLPRPMEKGLSHFAKGSMVPTATEERAMLLKAMAGEVSNALNQIDGVLEARAIVMIPENNDLTQPENKPMPSASVFIKFRPSEGGKPPIDIPSVKSFVATAVPELRPDAVTVLMTAALGPKAEKTEENRQQDVLGLRMTAASASQFKMMLGIASLLVLGMMALTGWSFTRGGGAGAAPAARGGARPRVRPPES; from the coding sequence ATGATTCGCCGACCGCAAGCGTTCGCCGCCCCGCTCCTCGCCCTCGTGCTCGTGACGGGATGTCACATCGAGCTCCAGCACGACCTGAGCGAAGCGGACGCCAACGAAATCTACGTCCTGCTCAGCAAGAACGGCATCAACGCGAAGAAGGAGAAGGAAGAGGGCGGCAACGAGGTGCGGTTCATGATCACCGTGCCCAAGACGGACGCCACGGAGGCGGCCGAGCTGCTCAAGCTCAACTCGCTGCCCCGTCCCATGGAGAAGGGCCTGTCCCACTTCGCCAAGGGCAGCATGGTCCCCACCGCCACGGAGGAGCGCGCCATGCTCCTCAAGGCGATGGCGGGCGAGGTCTCCAACGCGCTGAACCAGATCGACGGCGTGCTGGAGGCGCGCGCCATCGTGATGATCCCGGAGAACAACGACCTGACGCAGCCGGAGAACAAGCCGATGCCGTCCGCGTCGGTCTTCATCAAGTTCCGGCCGAGCGAGGGCGGCAAGCCTCCCATCGACATCCCCAGCGTGAAGTCCTTCGTCGCCACCGCCGTGCCGGAGCTGCGTCCGGACGCGGTGACGGTGTTGATGACGGCCGCGCTCGGGCCCAAGGCGGAGAAGACGGAGGAGAACCGGCAGCAGGACGTGCTGGGGCTGCGCATGACGGCGGCCAGCGCCAGCCAGTTCAAGATGATGCTCGGCATCGCGTCGTTGCTGGTGCTGGGGATGATGGCCCTGACGGGCTGGTCGTTCACCCGTGGCGGTGGCGCGGGCGCCGCCCCAGCCGCGCGTGGCGGTGCCCGTCCTCGCGTGCGTCCCCCGGAGTCCTGA
- a CDS encoding FliH/SctL family protein: protein MAIGKVIKGDGTAEPSLVAERPALRPPRAGVMNAEVFEARQGAQSILEDAQREKERIIAEALREKEDVLAKAREQGREEGLAQATEIILRAKLQAGEILAGYEKDVIALGLRIAEKIVGRSLEKDPELMVELCAAAIDNLRSARSMILRVHPKTAAVLRARKPVLMELIGRAVDLAIKEDAEVAPVGCIVQTEFGTVDAQLPTQLEMLQNVLLPDTNGRKEGPA, encoded by the coding sequence ATGGCGATCGGCAAGGTGATCAAAGGTGACGGGACGGCGGAGCCGTCCCTGGTGGCGGAGCGGCCGGCGCTGCGTCCCCCTCGCGCGGGCGTGATGAACGCCGAGGTCTTCGAGGCCAGGCAGGGCGCCCAGTCCATCCTCGAGGACGCCCAGCGCGAGAAGGAGCGCATCATCGCGGAGGCGCTTCGCGAGAAGGAGGACGTGCTCGCCAAGGCCCGGGAGCAGGGCCGCGAGGAGGGCCTGGCCCAGGCCACGGAGATCATCCTCCGCGCGAAGCTGCAGGCGGGGGAGATCCTCGCGGGCTACGAGAAGGACGTCATCGCCCTGGGGCTGCGCATCGCGGAGAAGATCGTCGGGCGCAGCCTGGAGAAGGACCCGGAGCTGATGGTGGAGCTGTGCGCGGCGGCCATCGACAACCTGCGCAGCGCCCGGTCCATGATCCTCCGCGTGCACCCGAAGACGGCGGCGGTGCTGCGCGCGCGCAAGCCGGTGCTGATGGAGCTCATCGGCCGCGCGGTGGACCTGGCCATCAAAGAGGACGCGGAGGTGGCGCCGGTGGGCTGCATCGTCCAGACGGAGTTCGGCACGGTGGACGCCCAGCTGCCCACCCAGCTCGAGATGCTCCAGAACGTCCTGCTGCCGGACACCAACGGCCGGAAGGAGGGCCCGGCCTAG
- the sctN gene encoding type III secretion system ATPase SctN has product MAIDLAHYFDLIKDAQTVRVRGRVTELTGLIIKASVPNVRVGELVLIKSRARGAVKAEVVGFQGDEVMLMPLGELYGIGPDSEVIPTGKPLSIRCGEALLGRVLNGIGEPMDGSALPEEGLIEWSVDRDCPDPFTRQRIERPLPLGVRCIDGLLTVGEGQRVGLFAGSGVGKSTLMGQIARNTQADLCVVALIGERGREVREFIEDAMGEEGMKRSVLVCATSDQPSLVRLRAAYVATAIAEYFRERGGNVLFMLDTVTRLARAQREIGLAIGEPPARQGYPPSVFSMLPRILERTGNSQKGKCTAIYTCLVAGGDMEEPIADEVRGILDGHFILNRALGERNQWPAMDVLASLSRVMSGIVSKEHKKAAGKLRETLSTYEKQRDLILLGAYQYGTDPRTDYAIDKYDAIIDFLKQDTHSNSGFDETVEKLIGLFEE; this is encoded by the coding sequence ATGGCCATCGACCTGGCGCATTACTTCGACCTCATCAAGGACGCGCAGACGGTGCGCGTGCGCGGCCGCGTCACGGAGCTGACGGGCCTCATCATCAAGGCGAGCGTGCCCAACGTCCGCGTGGGTGAGCTGGTGCTCATCAAGAGCCGGGCCCGCGGCGCGGTGAAGGCGGAGGTGGTGGGGTTCCAGGGCGACGAGGTGATGCTCATGCCCCTGGGCGAGCTGTACGGCATCGGTCCGGACAGCGAGGTCATCCCCACCGGGAAGCCGCTGAGCATCCGGTGCGGAGAGGCGCTGCTGGGGCGCGTGCTCAACGGCATCGGCGAGCCCATGGATGGCAGCGCCCTGCCGGAAGAGGGGCTCATCGAATGGTCCGTGGACCGCGACTGCCCGGACCCCTTCACCCGCCAGCGCATCGAGCGGCCGCTGCCGCTGGGGGTGCGCTGCATCGACGGGTTGCTCACCGTGGGCGAGGGCCAGCGCGTGGGCCTCTTCGCCGGTTCGGGCGTGGGCAAGTCCACGTTGATGGGGCAGATCGCCCGCAACACGCAGGCGGACCTGTGCGTGGTGGCGCTCATCGGCGAGCGTGGTCGCGAGGTGCGCGAGTTCATCGAGGACGCCATGGGCGAGGAGGGCATGAAGCGCTCCGTGCTGGTGTGCGCCACCTCGGACCAGCCCAGCCTGGTGCGTCTGCGCGCCGCCTACGTGGCCACGGCCATCGCCGAGTACTTCCGCGAGCGCGGCGGCAACGTGCTGTTCATGCTCGACACGGTGACGCGTCTGGCGCGCGCCCAGCGTGAGATCGGCCTCGCCATCGGCGAGCCCCCGGCCCGCCAGGGCTATCCGCCCAGCGTGTTCTCCATGCTGCCGCGCATCCTCGAGCGCACGGGCAACTCGCAGAAGGGCAAGTGCACCGCCATCTACACGTGCCTGGTGGCCGGCGGCGACATGGAGGAGCCCATCGCGGACGAGGTGCGCGGTATCCTCGACGGCCACTTCATCCTCAACCGCGCCCTGGGTGAGCGCAACCAGTGGCCCGCCATGGACGTGCTCGCCAGCCTCAGCCGCGTCATGAGCGGCATCGTCTCCAAGGAGCACAAGAAGGCCGCGGGCAAGCTGCGCGAGACGCTCTCCACGTACGAGAAGCAGCGCGACCTCATCCTGCTGGGCGCCTACCAGTACGGCACGGATCCCCGCACGGACTACGCCATCGACAAGTACGACGCCATCATCGACTTCCTCAAGCAGGACACCCACTCGAACTCGGGCTTCGACGAGACGGTGGAGAAGCTCATCGGCCTCTTCGAGGAGTAG
- the sctO gene encoding type III secretion system stalk subunit SctO, with translation MPAYRLETLLEMRSRAKEEAERAFSDAIKALEKEKAELQRLIDDLERRKRERKEKVAAYFKEIMAKGAGINGLNMMGRFEERLKDEEAQVALEVDQQREAVKVAERLVEQRRREMAEAAKELKAIEKHKETWQKQVRAERQQREELNQEEIGNALFLARQRK, from the coding sequence ATGCCCGCGTACCGGTTGGAAACCTTGCTGGAGATGCGCTCGAGGGCCAAGGAGGAGGCCGAGCGCGCCTTTTCGGACGCCATCAAGGCGCTCGAGAAGGAGAAGGCGGAGCTCCAGCGGCTGATCGACGACCTGGAGCGCCGCAAGCGCGAGCGCAAGGAGAAGGTCGCCGCCTACTTCAAGGAGATCATGGCCAAGGGGGCCGGCATCAACGGCCTCAACATGATGGGCCGCTTCGAGGAGCGCCTGAAGGACGAGGAGGCGCAGGTGGCGCTGGAGGTGGACCAGCAGCGCGAGGCGGTGAAGGTGGCCGAACGGCTGGTGGAGCAGCGCCGGCGGGAGATGGCCGAGGCCGCCAAGGAGCTCAAGGCCATCGAGAAGCACAAGGAGACCTGGCAGAAGCAGGTCCGGGCCGAGCGCCAGCAGCGGGAGGAACTGAACCAGGAAGAGATTGGCAATGCCTTGTTCCTGGCGCGCCAGCGCAAGTAA
- a CDS encoding flagellar hook-length control protein FliK, protein MSRVDDDRDAARLAERLMQEKKLAEGQAKKRQEGVSAFQKLMQPQAQPQATAPNPTPQTPGGGLARQVLAKATQDGKTFGERLQQPQAGPQGMAQSQRRADAGATESRVQSRTADAKEDKRTAESRDKDMSSAESALGQVNSEKGAAIRADADAGGGKGSGGGGGKDKKEGGGAEMAPGFRFNPALMAPVPVAKPKDTAGSERLRAMASEIAQKIVERVRVGTNAAGLAEFQIDLRGDVLNGLSIKVSARNGKISATFSGSNRETLKLLEEHSEGLRTALGGRGLKLETVRFEAKT, encoded by the coding sequence ATGAGCCGAGTCGACGACGACCGTGATGCAGCGCGCCTGGCCGAGCGCCTCATGCAGGAGAAGAAGCTCGCCGAGGGCCAGGCGAAGAAGCGCCAGGAGGGGGTCTCCGCCTTCCAGAAGCTGATGCAGCCCCAGGCCCAGCCCCAGGCGACGGCGCCCAACCCCACGCCCCAGACACCCGGGGGGGGCCTGGCACGGCAGGTGCTGGCCAAGGCGACGCAGGACGGCAAGACGTTCGGGGAGCGGCTGCAGCAGCCCCAGGCGGGTCCCCAGGGCATGGCCCAGTCGCAGCGCCGCGCGGACGCGGGCGCCACCGAGTCGCGCGTCCAGTCCCGCACCGCCGATGCGAAGGAGGACAAGCGCACCGCGGAGAGCCGCGACAAGGACATGAGCAGCGCCGAGTCCGCCCTGGGCCAGGTCAATTCGGAGAAGGGCGCGGCCATCCGCGCGGACGCCGACGCGGGCGGGGGCAAGGGCAGCGGCGGCGGGGGCGGCAAGGACAAGAAGGAGGGCGGCGGCGCGGAGATGGCGCCGGGCTTCCGGTTCAACCCCGCGCTGATGGCGCCGGTGCCGGTGGCCAAGCCCAAGGACACCGCCGGCTCCGAGCGGCTGCGCGCCATGGCGAGCGAGATCGCCCAGAAGATCGTCGAGCGCGTGCGCGTGGGCACCAACGCCGCGGGCCTGGCGGAGTTCCAGATCGACCTGCGCGGCGACGTGCTCAACGGCCTGTCCATCAAGGTCAGCGCCCGGAACGGGAAGATTTCGGCCACCTTCTCCGGCTCCAACCGCGAGACGCTCAAGCTCCTGGAAGAGCACAGCGAGGGCCTGCGCACCGCCCTGGGCGGCCGTGGCCTCAAGCTGGAGACCGTGCGCTTCGAGGCCAAGACATGA
- the sctQ gene encoding type III secretion system cytoplasmic ring protein SctQ has translation MSVGPEDEGPGVHERTMLVDLRKLQARPDKAERAEPARSERVEPPRAEPQRSWRPFEFRNLEKVSRAQGLLAERLRWLTPTPGTLAAVSTRLKGLFDAEVGLAVESVQVRPMAELRSFLGDPTFLAVLAHGALPGRAVLEVELTLAHTAVDLLLGGAGETVGLRPLTDIEEGVMGYVILEALRVLVPALQPGVPRPRLDGVARGVDEVSARLGDDGPMLTVHLNAALGPHRGMVRLVVPSAVLEAAEPAVDSVQRRARVKADLAANARRLSAVRSWLRAEIGTAELTALDLASLRVKDVVLVDALSARPDRGEDGTAQLRLGAGRAGKAEAELFVEDGQYKARIVEIIPGESGNPRSASEEEGDADEEFTNPELDVPPEAEGAALDDVNKPDGSDLLSDVPLQIAVELARIPITAEQVVGLRAGEVISLGRGPGEPVELSVNGKVVARGELVELEGQLGVRVTTLAS, from the coding sequence ATGAGCGTGGGGCCCGAGGACGAAGGCCCCGGCGTCCACGAGCGAACGATGCTCGTGGACCTGCGCAAGCTCCAGGCCCGGCCGGACAAGGCGGAACGGGCGGAGCCCGCGCGGTCCGAGCGGGTCGAGCCGCCGCGGGCCGAGCCCCAGCGGTCCTGGCGTCCCTTCGAGTTCAGGAACCTGGAGAAGGTCTCCCGGGCGCAGGGCCTGTTGGCGGAGCGGCTGCGGTGGCTGACGCCCACGCCGGGGACGCTGGCGGCGGTGTCCACGCGGCTCAAGGGGCTCTTCGACGCGGAGGTGGGGCTGGCGGTGGAGTCCGTGCAGGTGCGCCCCATGGCGGAGCTGCGCAGCTTCCTCGGGGACCCGACGTTCCTCGCGGTGCTCGCCCACGGGGCGCTCCCGGGGCGGGCGGTGCTGGAGGTGGAGCTGACGCTGGCGCACACCGCGGTGGACCTGCTGCTGGGCGGCGCGGGCGAGACGGTGGGCCTGCGGCCCCTGACGGACATCGAGGAGGGCGTGATGGGCTACGTCATCCTCGAGGCGCTGCGGGTGCTGGTGCCCGCGCTCCAGCCCGGCGTGCCCCGTCCGAGGCTGGACGGCGTGGCGCGAGGCGTGGACGAGGTGTCGGCCCGCCTGGGCGACGATGGCCCCATGCTGACGGTGCACCTCAACGCCGCGCTCGGCCCCCACCGGGGCATGGTGCGGCTGGTGGTGCCCTCGGCGGTGCTGGAGGCGGCGGAGCCCGCCGTGGACAGCGTCCAGCGGCGCGCCCGCGTGAAGGCGGACCTGGCGGCGAACGCGCGGCGGCTGTCGGCGGTGCGCAGCTGGCTGCGGGCGGAGATCGGCACCGCGGAGCTGACGGCGCTCGACCTGGCGAGCCTGCGCGTCAAGGACGTGGTGCTGGTGGACGCGCTGTCGGCGCGGCCGGACCGGGGCGAGGACGGGACGGCGCAGCTGCGCCTGGGGGCGGGGCGCGCGGGCAAGGCCGAGGCCGAGCTGTTCGTCGAGGACGGGCAGTACAAGGCGCGCATCGTCGAAATCATCCCCGGCGAGTCGGGGAACCCCCGCTCCGCCTCCGAGGAGGAGGGGGACGCGGACGAGGAATTCACCAACCCGGAGCTGGATGTGCCTCCGGAAGCCGAAGGGGCGGCCTTGGACGACGTGAACAAGCCGGACGGAAGCGACCTGCTGAGCGACGTGCCGTTGCAGATCGCCGTGGAGCTGGCCCGCATCCCCATCACCGCCGAGCAGGTGGTGGGCCTTCGCGCCGGAGAGGTCATCTCCCTGGGGCGTGGCCCCGGCGAGCCGGTGGAGCTGTCGGTGAACGGCAAGGTCGTCGCTCGCGGCGAACTGGTGGAGCTGGAGGGGCAGCTGGGCGTGCGCGTCACGACCCTGGCGTCCTGA
- a CDS encoding FliO/MopB family protein, which translates to MAVIRNPLIRLSLGAVLVCASGAAMAQAQPPAAATPSVAPAKPPEPSVAPAKSPAVAAPPVASEKPPAVAAPSAPSGAPPAVATSPAAPEPDLTQPRSSPEPSPWKDELDLEGAKEEPESMGWMLVRTLFVLGAVVASIYLTLNVGLRRLMGLQGTVPGKHTVVSVVERLTLDPKRSLFVVKAADEYLLVGGGEAGLQLLSKLDTEAVERIRAQASPPNVVPLSPFLQKLLSRRSGGSSSQPPGT; encoded by the coding sequence ATGGCAGTCATCCGCAACCCCCTCATCCGCCTGTCCCTGGGCGCCGTGCTGGTCTGCGCGTCTGGCGCCGCCATGGCGCAGGCCCAGCCTCCCGCCGCCGCCACGCCGTCCGTCGCGCCCGCGAAGCCTCCCGAGCCGTCCGTCGCGCCCGCGAAGTCTCCCGCCGTCGCGGCGCCGCCCGTCGCGTCCGAGAAGCCCCCCGCGGTCGCCGCCCCGTCGGCGCCATCCGGCGCTCCCCCCGCGGTCGCCACATCCCCCGCCGCGCCCGAGCCCGATCTCACCCAGCCGAGGTCCTCTCCGGAGCCGTCGCCGTGGAAGGACGAACTGGACCTAGAGGGGGCGAAGGAAGAGCCGGAGAGCATGGGGTGGATGCTGGTGCGCACGCTGTTCGTGCTGGGCGCGGTCGTCGCGTCCATCTACCTCACGCTGAACGTGGGGTTGCGCAGGCTGATGGGGTTGCAGGGCACCGTCCCCGGCAAGCACACCGTCGTCTCCGTGGTGGAGCGGCTGACGCTGGACCCCAAGCGTTCGCTCTTCGTGGTGAAGGCCGCGGATGAATACCTGCTGGTGGGCGGCGGCGAGGCCGGCCTCCAGCTCCTGTCGAAGCTGGACACGGAGGCGGTGGAGCGCATCCGCGCGCAGGCCTCGCCGCCCAACGTGGTTCCCCTGAGCCCCTTCCTCCAGAAGCTCCTTTCCCGTCGCTCCGGGGGCTCGTCGTCCCAGCCCCCTGGCACCTGA